A region of Siniperca chuatsi isolate FFG_IHB_CAS linkage group LG23, ASM2008510v1, whole genome shotgun sequence DNA encodes the following proteins:
- the pfkfb3 gene encoding 6-phosphofructo-2-kinase/fructose-2,6-bisphosphatase 3 isoform X2: MPRELTQNRIQKIWIPTKDDKPAPRRVVGAPHFANPPTVIVMVGLPARGKTYISKKLTRYLNWIGMPTKVFNVGEYRREAVKNYSSYDFFKPDNECAVKIRQQCALAALRDVKSYLKDEGGHVAVFDATNTTRERREMILKFGSENGFKIFFIESVCDDPSVIASNIMEVKVSCPDYRDCNKTDAMLDFQRRIECYKTSYQPLDPDQHDRDLSFIKVIDVGRRFLVNRIQDHIQSKIVYYLMNIHVQPRTIYLCRHGESTDNLEGRLGGDAGLSPRGRQFSAALAKFVEEQQLKDLKVWTSQLCRSIQTSEHLGVPYEQWKALNEIDAGVCEEMTYDEVKEKFPEEFALRDEDKFYYRYPAGESYQDLVQRVEPVIMELERQENVLVISHQAVMRCLLAYFLDKSADEMPYLKCPLHTVLKLTPVAYGCKVESISLNVEAVNTHRERPEEVKRGPGTLIRRNSVTPLTSPESNIKKPRIDDLDEAPIQELPPSVASLALCSPSHLPLALAGQNLRRNSSGRRDVLQPCQ, encoded by the exons ATGCCTAGAGAGCTGACCCAGAACAGGATCCAAAAGATTTGGATTCCCACCAAGGATGACAAGCCGGCCCCCCGGAGAG TGGTTGGTGCCCCCCACTTTGCCAACCCCCCCACCGTCATCGTGATGGTGGGTCTTCCGGCTCGAGGCAAGACGTACATTTCCAAGAAACTCACCCGATACCTCAACTGGATTGGCATGCCCACCAaag tctTCAATGTGGGAGAGTACCGCAGGGAGGCGGTCAAGAACTACAGCTCCTATGACTTCTTCAAGCCTGATAATGAGTGTGCCGTGAAAATCAGGCA GCAGTGTGCATTAGCAGCCTTGAGGGATGTCAAGTCCTATTTGAAGGATGAGGGAGGCCACGTAGCG GTCTTCGATGCCACAAACACCACAAGAGAAAGGCGAGAGATGATCCTCAAGTTTGGCAGTGAGAACGGCTTCAAG ATCTTTTTCATCGAGTCCGTGTGCGACGATCCCAGCGTCATTGCGTCGAACATCATG GAAGTGAAGGTGTCGTGTCCAGACTACCGGGACTGCAACAAGACTGACGCCATGTTGGATTTCCAGAGGAGAATTGAATGCTACAAAACCAGCTACCAACCTCTGGACCCTGATCAGCACGACAG GGATCTCTCCTTCATCAAGGTGATAGACGTGGGTCGGCGTTTCCTCGTCAACCGGATCCAGGATCACATCCAGAGTAAGATCGTCTACTACCTGATGAACATCCACGTCCAGCCCCGAACCATCTACCTGTGTCGGCACGGAGAGAGCACAGACAACCTAGAGGGACGGCTGGGCGGTGACGCAGGCCTCTCGCCGCGGGGCAGACAG TTTTCGGCTGCCCTGGCTAAGTttgtggaggagcagcagctgaAGGATCTGAAGGTTTGGACCAGCCAGCTGTGTCGCAGCATCCAGACCTCTGAGCACCTGGGAGTCCCGTACGAACAGTGGAAGGCTCTCAACGAGATAGACGCT GGAGTGTGTGAAGAGATGACGTATGACGAGGTGAAGGAGAAATTCCCGGAGGAGTTTGCTTTGAGAGATGAAGATAAATTCTACTATCGCTACCCTGCTGGAGAG TCCTACCAGGACCTGGTCCAGCGGGTGGAGCCGGTCATCATGGAGCTTGAGAGGCAAGAGAACGTCCTGGTTATCAGCCACCAGGCCGTCATGCGCTGCCTGCTAGCCTACTTCTTGGATAAGAGTGCAG ATGAGATGCCCTACCTGAAGTGTCCCCTCCACACAGTGCTGAAGCTCACCCCGGTCGCCTATGGGTGCAAAGTGGAGTCCATCTCTCTGAATGTGGAGGCGGTGAACACCCACAGAGAAAGACCGGAG GAGGTGAAGAGGGGCCCTGGCACCTTGATCAGGAGGAACAGTGTGACTCCTCTGACCAGCCCGGAGTCAAACATCAAGAAACCTCGCATCGATGACCTAGACGAGGCGCCGATCCAGGAGCTGCCTCCATCTGTTGCCTCACTGGCACTCTGCAGCCCCTCACACCTCCCTCTCGCCCTGGCTGGACAG aACCTGAGGAGAAACTCGTCTGGCCGCCGTGACGTCCTGCAGCCCTGCCAGTGA
- the pfkfb3 gene encoding 6-phosphofructo-2-kinase/fructose-2,6-bisphosphatase 3 isoform X1, translating into MPRELTQNRIQKIWIPTKDDKPAPRRVVGAPHFANPPTVIVMVGLPARGKTYISKKLTRYLNWIGMPTKVFNVGEYRREAVKNYSSYDFFKPDNECAVKIRQQCALAALRDVKSYLKDEGGHVAVFDATNTTRERREMILKFGSENGFKIFFIESVCDDPSVIASNIMEVKVSCPDYRDCNKTDAMLDFQRRIECYKTSYQPLDPDQHDRDLSFIKVIDVGRRFLVNRIQDHIQSKIVYYLMNIHVQPRTIYLCRHGESTDNLEGRLGGDAGLSPRGRQFSAALAKFVEEQQLKDLKVWTSQLCRSIQTSEHLGVPYEQWKALNEIDAGVCEEMTYDEVKEKFPEEFALRDEDKFYYRYPAGESYQDLVQRVEPVIMELERQENVLVISHQAVMRCLLAYFLDKSADEMPYLKCPLHTVLKLTPVAYGCKVESISLNVEAVNTHRERPEEVKRGPGTLIRRNSVTPLTSPESNIKKPRIDDLDEAPIQELPPSVASLALCSPSHLPLALAGQHWLGKVCLRTILKYLKVVSLLVFQR; encoded by the exons ATGCCTAGAGAGCTGACCCAGAACAGGATCCAAAAGATTTGGATTCCCACCAAGGATGACAAGCCGGCCCCCCGGAGAG TGGTTGGTGCCCCCCACTTTGCCAACCCCCCCACCGTCATCGTGATGGTGGGTCTTCCGGCTCGAGGCAAGACGTACATTTCCAAGAAACTCACCCGATACCTCAACTGGATTGGCATGCCCACCAaag tctTCAATGTGGGAGAGTACCGCAGGGAGGCGGTCAAGAACTACAGCTCCTATGACTTCTTCAAGCCTGATAATGAGTGTGCCGTGAAAATCAGGCA GCAGTGTGCATTAGCAGCCTTGAGGGATGTCAAGTCCTATTTGAAGGATGAGGGAGGCCACGTAGCG GTCTTCGATGCCACAAACACCACAAGAGAAAGGCGAGAGATGATCCTCAAGTTTGGCAGTGAGAACGGCTTCAAG ATCTTTTTCATCGAGTCCGTGTGCGACGATCCCAGCGTCATTGCGTCGAACATCATG GAAGTGAAGGTGTCGTGTCCAGACTACCGGGACTGCAACAAGACTGACGCCATGTTGGATTTCCAGAGGAGAATTGAATGCTACAAAACCAGCTACCAACCTCTGGACCCTGATCAGCACGACAG GGATCTCTCCTTCATCAAGGTGATAGACGTGGGTCGGCGTTTCCTCGTCAACCGGATCCAGGATCACATCCAGAGTAAGATCGTCTACTACCTGATGAACATCCACGTCCAGCCCCGAACCATCTACCTGTGTCGGCACGGAGAGAGCACAGACAACCTAGAGGGACGGCTGGGCGGTGACGCAGGCCTCTCGCCGCGGGGCAGACAG TTTTCGGCTGCCCTGGCTAAGTttgtggaggagcagcagctgaAGGATCTGAAGGTTTGGACCAGCCAGCTGTGTCGCAGCATCCAGACCTCTGAGCACCTGGGAGTCCCGTACGAACAGTGGAAGGCTCTCAACGAGATAGACGCT GGAGTGTGTGAAGAGATGACGTATGACGAGGTGAAGGAGAAATTCCCGGAGGAGTTTGCTTTGAGAGATGAAGATAAATTCTACTATCGCTACCCTGCTGGAGAG TCCTACCAGGACCTGGTCCAGCGGGTGGAGCCGGTCATCATGGAGCTTGAGAGGCAAGAGAACGTCCTGGTTATCAGCCACCAGGCCGTCATGCGCTGCCTGCTAGCCTACTTCTTGGATAAGAGTGCAG ATGAGATGCCCTACCTGAAGTGTCCCCTCCACACAGTGCTGAAGCTCACCCCGGTCGCCTATGGGTGCAAAGTGGAGTCCATCTCTCTGAATGTGGAGGCGGTGAACACCCACAGAGAAAGACCGGAG GAGGTGAAGAGGGGCCCTGGCACCTTGATCAGGAGGAACAGTGTGACTCCTCTGACCAGCCCGGAGTCAAACATCAAGAAACCTCGCATCGATGACCTAGACGAGGCGCCGATCCAGGAGCTGCCTCCATCTGTTGCCTCACTGGCACTCTGCAGCCCCTCACACCTCCCTCTCGCCCTGGCTGGACAG CACTGGCTGGGCAAAGTTTGCCT ACGAACCATCCTCAAATACCTGAAAGTGGTTTCACTTTTAGTCTTTCAAAGGTAA
- the pfkfb3 gene encoding 6-phosphofructo-2-kinase/fructose-2,6-bisphosphatase 3 isoform X3, with translation MPRELTQNRIQKIWIPTKDDKPAPRRVVGAPHFANPPTVIVMVGLPARGKTYISKKLTRYLNWIGMPTKVFNVGEYRREAVKNYSSYDFFKPDNECAVKIRQQCALAALRDVKSYLKDEGGHVAVFDATNTTRERREMILKFGSENGFKIFFIESVCDDPSVIASNIMEVKVSCPDYRDCNKTDAMLDFQRRIECYKTSYQPLDPDQHDRDLSFIKVIDVGRRFLVNRIQDHIQSKIVYYLMNIHVQPRTIYLCRHGESTDNLEGRLGGDAGLSPRGRQFSAALAKFVEEQQLKDLKVWTSQLCRSIQTSEHLGVPYEQWKALNEIDAGVCEEMTYDEVKEKFPEEFALRDEDKFYYRYPAGESYQDLVQRVEPVIMELERQENVLVISHQAVMRCLLAYFLDKSADEMPYLKCPLHTVLKLTPVAYGCKVESISLNVEAVNTHRERPEEVKRGPGTLIRRNSVTPLTSPESNIKKPRIDDLDEAPIQELPPSVASLALCSPSHLPLALAGQHWLGKVCLT, from the exons ATGCCTAGAGAGCTGACCCAGAACAGGATCCAAAAGATTTGGATTCCCACCAAGGATGACAAGCCGGCCCCCCGGAGAG TGGTTGGTGCCCCCCACTTTGCCAACCCCCCCACCGTCATCGTGATGGTGGGTCTTCCGGCTCGAGGCAAGACGTACATTTCCAAGAAACTCACCCGATACCTCAACTGGATTGGCATGCCCACCAaag tctTCAATGTGGGAGAGTACCGCAGGGAGGCGGTCAAGAACTACAGCTCCTATGACTTCTTCAAGCCTGATAATGAGTGTGCCGTGAAAATCAGGCA GCAGTGTGCATTAGCAGCCTTGAGGGATGTCAAGTCCTATTTGAAGGATGAGGGAGGCCACGTAGCG GTCTTCGATGCCACAAACACCACAAGAGAAAGGCGAGAGATGATCCTCAAGTTTGGCAGTGAGAACGGCTTCAAG ATCTTTTTCATCGAGTCCGTGTGCGACGATCCCAGCGTCATTGCGTCGAACATCATG GAAGTGAAGGTGTCGTGTCCAGACTACCGGGACTGCAACAAGACTGACGCCATGTTGGATTTCCAGAGGAGAATTGAATGCTACAAAACCAGCTACCAACCTCTGGACCCTGATCAGCACGACAG GGATCTCTCCTTCATCAAGGTGATAGACGTGGGTCGGCGTTTCCTCGTCAACCGGATCCAGGATCACATCCAGAGTAAGATCGTCTACTACCTGATGAACATCCACGTCCAGCCCCGAACCATCTACCTGTGTCGGCACGGAGAGAGCACAGACAACCTAGAGGGACGGCTGGGCGGTGACGCAGGCCTCTCGCCGCGGGGCAGACAG TTTTCGGCTGCCCTGGCTAAGTttgtggaggagcagcagctgaAGGATCTGAAGGTTTGGACCAGCCAGCTGTGTCGCAGCATCCAGACCTCTGAGCACCTGGGAGTCCCGTACGAACAGTGGAAGGCTCTCAACGAGATAGACGCT GGAGTGTGTGAAGAGATGACGTATGACGAGGTGAAGGAGAAATTCCCGGAGGAGTTTGCTTTGAGAGATGAAGATAAATTCTACTATCGCTACCCTGCTGGAGAG TCCTACCAGGACCTGGTCCAGCGGGTGGAGCCGGTCATCATGGAGCTTGAGAGGCAAGAGAACGTCCTGGTTATCAGCCACCAGGCCGTCATGCGCTGCCTGCTAGCCTACTTCTTGGATAAGAGTGCAG ATGAGATGCCCTACCTGAAGTGTCCCCTCCACACAGTGCTGAAGCTCACCCCGGTCGCCTATGGGTGCAAAGTGGAGTCCATCTCTCTGAATGTGGAGGCGGTGAACACCCACAGAGAAAGACCGGAG GAGGTGAAGAGGGGCCCTGGCACCTTGATCAGGAGGAACAGTGTGACTCCTCTGACCAGCCCGGAGTCAAACATCAAGAAACCTCGCATCGATGACCTAGACGAGGCGCCGATCCAGGAGCTGCCTCCATCTGTTGCCTCACTGGCACTCTGCAGCCCCTCACACCTCCCTCTCGCCCTGGCTGGACAG CACTGGCTGGGCAAAGTTTGCCT aACCTGA
- the rbm17 gene encoding splicing factor 45 isoform X2 produces the protein MSLYDDLGVAANDTKTEGWSKNFKLLQSQLKVKKAALTQAKTQRMKQTTVLAPVIDLKRGGSSDERQITDTPPHAAAGLKDAVPSGFSSGDVLIPLADEYDPIFPNDYEKVVKRHREERQRLREQERQKEIEEREKKRKDRHDGGAPSGFSRFPAAEGDSDEDDDYEKERRKRSLGGAAIAPPSSLVDSSPAFSYEDEGRPARSSKAAIPPPMYEDSERPRSPPGPTSSFLANMGGTVAHKIMQKYGFKEGQGLGKHEQGLSTALSVEKTSKRGGKIIIGDAAEKPDSSKKSEANPLTEILKNPTKVVLLRNMVGRGEVDEDLEGETKEECEKYGKVVKCVIFEIAEVLDDEAVRIFLEFERVESAIKAVVDLNGRYFGGRVVKACFYNLDKFRVLDLGEQV, from the exons ATGTCGCTGTATGATGACCTCGGTGTGGCTGCTAATGACACAAAGACCGAAGGCTGGTCCAAGAACTTCAAGCTGCTGCAGTCTCAGCTGAAGGTGAAGAAGGCGGCTCTGACCCAGGCCAAG acccAGCGGATGAAGCAGACCACTGTATTGGCTCCGGTCATTGATCTAAAGAGAGGAGGCTCCAGTGATGAGAGACAGATCACAGACACTCCTCCACATGCTGCCGCTGGACTTAAG gaTGCCGTGCCCAGTGGTTTCTCCTCCGGCGATGTGCTGATCCCGTTGGCAGACGAGTACGATCCAATATTCCCCAACGACTACGAGAAGGTAGTGAAGCGGCACCGAGAAGAACGTCAGCGGCTTAGGGAGCAGGAGCGGCAGAAGGAGATCGAGGAGAGGGAAAA GAAGAGGAAAGACAGGCACGACGGTGGAGCTCCAAGTGGTTTCTCTCGTTTCCCTGCAGCAGAGGGCGACTCAGATGAGGACGATGACTACGAGAAAGAGCGGCGAAAACGAA GTTTGGGCGGAGCAGCTATCGCCCCTCCTTCTTCACTTGTGGACA gCTCACCTGCGTTCTCCTACGAGGATGAAGGTCGTCCTGCCAGGAGCTCAAAGGCCGCCATCCCTCCACCTATGTATGAGGACTCAGAGCGGCCACGTTCACCCCCCGGACCAACCAGCTCCTTCCTGGCCAACATGGG AGGTACGGTGGCCCATAAGATCATGCAGAAGTACGGCTTCAAAGAAGGTCAGGGCCTGGGGAAGCACGAGCAGGGCCTCAGCACGGCGCTGTCTGTGGAGAAGACCAGCAAGAGAGGTGGAAAGATCATCATAGGTGACGCTGCAGAAAAAC CGGACTCTTCCAAGAAGTCGGAGGCCAACCCGCTCACAGAGATCCTCAAAAACCCGACCAAAGTGGTCCTGCTGAgg aaCATGGTGGGCCGAGGAGAGGTGGACGAAGACCTGGAGGGAGAGACGAAAGAAGAGTGCGAGAAATATGGCAAAGTggttaaatgtgtcattttcgAG ATTGCAGAGGTGCTAGATGATGAAGCTGTCAGGATATTTCTGGAGTTTGAGAGGGTGGAGTCAGCCATCAAAG ccGTGGTGGATCTGAATGGACGTTATTTTGGTGGACGAGTCGTCAAGGCCTGTTTCTATAATCTAGACAAGTTTCGGGTTTTGGACCTCGGTGAGCAGGTCTGA
- the rbm17 gene encoding splicing factor 45 isoform X1: MSLYDDLGVAANDTKTEGWSKNFKLLQSQLKVKKAALTQAKTQRMKQTTVLAPVIDLKRGGSSDERQITDTPPHAAAGLKDAVPSGFSSGDVLIPLADEYDPIFPNDYEKVVKRHREERQRLREQERQKEIEEREKKRKDRHDGGAPSGFSRFPAAEGDSDEDDDYEKERRKRSLGGAAIAPPSSLVDSSPAFSYEDEGRPARSSKAAIPPPMYEDSERPRSPPGPTSSFLANMGGTVAHKIMQKYGFKEGQGLGKHEQGLSTALSVEKTSKRGGKIIIGDAAEKPGSSQSGVAETSGGGSAADSSKKSEANPLTEILKNPTKVVLLRNMVGRGEVDEDLEGETKEECEKYGKVVKCVIFEIAEVLDDEAVRIFLEFERVESAIKAVVDLNGRYFGGRVVKACFYNLDKFRVLDLGEQV; this comes from the exons ATGTCGCTGTATGATGACCTCGGTGTGGCTGCTAATGACACAAAGACCGAAGGCTGGTCCAAGAACTTCAAGCTGCTGCAGTCTCAGCTGAAGGTGAAGAAGGCGGCTCTGACCCAGGCCAAG acccAGCGGATGAAGCAGACCACTGTATTGGCTCCGGTCATTGATCTAAAGAGAGGAGGCTCCAGTGATGAGAGACAGATCACAGACACTCCTCCACATGCTGCCGCTGGACTTAAG gaTGCCGTGCCCAGTGGTTTCTCCTCCGGCGATGTGCTGATCCCGTTGGCAGACGAGTACGATCCAATATTCCCCAACGACTACGAGAAGGTAGTGAAGCGGCACCGAGAAGAACGTCAGCGGCTTAGGGAGCAGGAGCGGCAGAAGGAGATCGAGGAGAGGGAAAA GAAGAGGAAAGACAGGCACGACGGTGGAGCTCCAAGTGGTTTCTCTCGTTTCCCTGCAGCAGAGGGCGACTCAGATGAGGACGATGACTACGAGAAAGAGCGGCGAAAACGAA GTTTGGGCGGAGCAGCTATCGCCCCTCCTTCTTCACTTGTGGACA gCTCACCTGCGTTCTCCTACGAGGATGAAGGTCGTCCTGCCAGGAGCTCAAAGGCCGCCATCCCTCCACCTATGTATGAGGACTCAGAGCGGCCACGTTCACCCCCCGGACCAACCAGCTCCTTCCTGGCCAACATGGG AGGTACGGTGGCCCATAAGATCATGCAGAAGTACGGCTTCAAAGAAGGTCAGGGCCTGGGGAAGCACGAGCAGGGCCTCAGCACGGCGCTGTCTGTGGAGAAGACCAGCAAGAGAGGTGGAAAGATCATCATAGGTGACGCTGCAGAAAAAC CAGGGTCCAGCCAATCAGGTGTTGCTGAGACTTCAGGCGGAGGCTCTGCAG CGGACTCTTCCAAGAAGTCGGAGGCCAACCCGCTCACAGAGATCCTCAAAAACCCGACCAAAGTGGTCCTGCTGAgg aaCATGGTGGGCCGAGGAGAGGTGGACGAAGACCTGGAGGGAGAGACGAAAGAAGAGTGCGAGAAATATGGCAAAGTggttaaatgtgtcattttcgAG ATTGCAGAGGTGCTAGATGATGAAGCTGTCAGGATATTTCTGGAGTTTGAGAGGGTGGAGTCAGCCATCAAAG ccGTGGTGGATCTGAATGGACGTTATTTTGGTGGACGAGTCGTCAAGGCCTGTTTCTATAATCTAGACAAGTTTCGGGTTTTGGACCTCGGTGAGCAGGTCTGA